Proteins from one Terriglobus sp. RCC_193 genomic window:
- a CDS encoding anti-sigma factor: MSRLTCTQCETMLLDAADGVLLAEDDTHFRLHLAECPSCEKLYEEIRKGNAWMDMLKEEDPVPPANMVARILMRTSGNEGLASAMAAQVAHSGSLFGHSQGAKVLPFRAPEPKTAWARMVHTVMQPRFAMTAAMAFFSIALTLNLFGVHVGALRASDLKPSSLRRSFWSMNSQVVRYYDNLRVVYELESRVREMQRDTDSGTQRGITNNQPEKKDDSEQRPVPSGQPRSSSPFPRHELHGDWRQPHFQEVQSSRETSAVDHRGKGEQA, translated from the coding sequence ATGAGCCGGCTCACCTGCACGCAGTGCGAGACCATGCTGCTGGACGCCGCGGACGGCGTTCTGCTGGCCGAAGACGATACGCATTTCCGCCTGCACCTGGCCGAATGCCCGTCCTGTGAAAAGCTCTACGAAGAGATTCGCAAGGGCAACGCATGGATGGACATGCTGAAGGAGGAGGACCCGGTTCCGCCAGCGAACATGGTGGCGCGCATCCTGATGCGGACCAGCGGTAATGAAGGCCTGGCCAGCGCCATGGCGGCGCAGGTGGCGCATTCCGGTTCCTTGTTCGGGCATAGCCAGGGCGCAAAGGTTCTGCCCTTCCGCGCACCAGAGCCGAAGACGGCATGGGCGCGCATGGTGCATACGGTGATGCAGCCGCGCTTTGCCATGACGGCGGCGATGGCGTTCTTCTCCATTGCGCTGACGTTGAATCTGTTTGGTGTTCACGTTGGCGCACTGCGTGCCAGCGATCTGAAGCCCTCAAGTCTTCGCCGCAGCTTCTGGAGCATGAACAGCCAGGTGGTGCGGTATTACGACAACCTTCGCGTGGTGTACGAACTGGAATCGCGTGTGCGGGAGATGCAGCGCGATACCGACAGCGGGACGCAACGCGGCATTACCAACAACCAGCCGGAGAAGAAGGACGATTCGGAACAACGTCCCGTACCCTCTGGACAGCCTCGCAGCAGTTCGCCCTTTCCCAGGCACGAACTGCACGGCGATTGGCGCCAACCGCACTTCCAGGAAGTGCAGAGCAGCAGAGAGACTTCCGCAGTGGATCATCGCGGAAAAGGAGAGCAAGCATGA
- a CDS encoding DUF4097 family beta strand repeat-containing protein — protein MSTTPPNQPPYPPSGDPNAPFDPTNVNDPRYDPSRDPRYDPRWQKAQQRFYRDQQRMADRQGRAQQKAAAAAWKMQTRVQRDQIKMYWRGHRRTSLIGPILLITIGVIFFLIHSGKLSTIGFFNWYAHWWPLLFIAVGVLRLVEWGIDRAMAPADAPPMRYSIGGGVIFVLVVLACIGLATHTLQWRADNNGMQFFGFKGEGMEHFFGQKHEEDAAPILRTIRSGGSLSIVNPRGDLSVAGTSDDGQIHLSVHKSVYTNSDNAATDRMRDLSPVFEGADDNLTLRVPTVQGGTADVTLLVPPTTRLLLNSTRGDVHVTNMKAPLVVTADNGDVEVAAITGPVQVHGNNRHHDVNIRSVAGDTTVDGTGNEVTLTDITGSATIHGDFFGGANVQRVSGRVAYNSSRTDLSFSRLYGSFSIDRDDIEADQVVGPALVQTRSRNVTLDKVSGELKVVNNHGDVKVDAALPVGLITIDNQNGSVTLTLPDKGKFNLQAETSDGDVNSEFDSTNSPGKGILTGTVNGGGPQVRINTSHGDINVSRNTAGGGLKPPAAPQKLSGVPVPPMPPTPPDTLTIQMPDVNAITANALKQAEDALAASQKSLEDAKDLTREQKDHARREMEQAREKMKEAREKQRQAEQLSRDAARRAKEQADQMAREARKQAP, from the coding sequence ATGAGCACGACACCTCCAAACCAGCCTCCCTATCCTCCGAGTGGAGATCCGAACGCACCGTTCGACCCCACCAACGTCAACGATCCGCGCTATGACCCCAGCCGCGACCCGCGTTATGATCCGCGCTGGCAGAAGGCGCAACAGCGGTTCTATCGCGATCAGCAGCGGATGGCCGATCGCCAGGGCCGGGCACAGCAGAAAGCTGCCGCGGCGGCATGGAAGATGCAGACCCGCGTGCAGCGCGACCAGATAAAGATGTACTGGCGCGGCCATCGGCGGACTTCGCTGATTGGACCGATTCTGCTGATCACGATTGGTGTGATCTTCTTCCTGATCCACTCGGGCAAACTTTCCACGATTGGTTTCTTCAACTGGTACGCGCACTGGTGGCCGCTGCTGTTCATTGCGGTGGGCGTGTTGCGGCTGGTGGAGTGGGGCATTGATCGTGCCATGGCTCCCGCGGATGCACCGCCGATGCGTTACAGCATTGGCGGCGGCGTGATCTTCGTGCTGGTGGTGCTGGCCTGCATTGGCCTGGCAACGCATACGCTGCAATGGCGCGCGGACAACAACGGTATGCAGTTCTTTGGCTTCAAGGGCGAAGGGATGGAACATTTCTTCGGCCAGAAGCACGAGGAAGATGCCGCTCCAATCCTGCGGACGATCCGGTCGGGTGGGTCGTTATCCATCGTGAATCCGCGCGGCGATCTCTCCGTGGCGGGAACGAGCGATGATGGGCAGATTCACCTGTCGGTGCACAAGTCGGTATACACAAATTCAGATAATGCGGCGACGGACCGTATGCGTGATCTTTCGCCGGTGTTTGAAGGTGCGGATGACAACCTGACGCTGCGTGTTCCCACGGTGCAGGGCGGTACAGCCGATGTGACGCTGCTAGTGCCTCCCACAACCCGTCTGCTGCTGAACAGCACACGCGGTGACGTTCATGTGACGAATATGAAGGCGCCGCTGGTGGTGACAGCGGACAACGGCGATGTGGAAGTGGCAGCCATCACCGGCCCGGTGCAGGTGCACGGCAACAATCGCCATCACGACGTGAATATCCGCAGCGTTGCGGGTGATACGACGGTGGACGGCACCGGCAACGAAGTGACGTTGACCGACATTACGGGAAGCGCGACGATTCATGGCGACTTCTTTGGCGGAGCGAATGTGCAGCGTGTGAGCGGACGGGTGGCCTACAACAGCAGCCGCACCGATCTGAGTTTCTCGCGGCTGTACGGCAGTTTCTCCATCGATCGCGATGACATTGAGGCGGACCAGGTGGTGGGACCTGCGCTGGTGCAGACCCGCAGTCGCAACGTGACGCTGGATAAGGTCTCCGGCGAACTGAAGGTAGTGAACAATCACGGTGACGTGAAGGTGGATGCGGCGCTGCCGGTTGGCTTAATTACCATCGACAACCAGAATGGCTCCGTGACGCTGACGCTGCCGGACAAGGGCAAGTTCAATCTGCAGGCAGAGACCAGCGATGGCGATGTGAACAGCGAGTTCGATTCCACGAATTCGCCGGGCAAAGGCATCCTGACCGGTACGGTGAACGGTGGTGGGCCTCAGGTGCGGATCAACACCTCGCACGGTGACATTAACGTAAGCCGCAATACGGCGGGTGGTGGTTTGAAGCCGCCGGCTGCGCCGCAGAAGCTGTCGGGTGTGCCGGTTCCTCCCATGCCACCCACACCACCGGATACCCTCACTATTCAGATGCCGGATGTGAACGCGATTACGGCGAACGCGTTGAAGCAGGCGGAAGATGCGCTTGCGGCCAGCCAGAAGTCGCTGGAGGATGCAAAGGACCTGACCCGGGAACAGAAGGACCATGCGCGCCGGGAGATGGAGCAGGCGCGCGAAAAAATGAAGGAAGCGCGTGAGAAGCAGAGGCAGGCGGAACAGTTGTCGCGCGATGCTGCTCGAAGAGCGAAAGAGCAGGCCGATCAAATGGCACGCGAGGCTCGAAAGCAGGCACCGTAA
- the ndk gene encoding nucleoside-diphosphate kinase, with protein sequence MSQRTFSIVKPDAVRKGHTGAILAKIEEAGFKIVSIKKMSLTDEQAQGFYHVHSERPFFKDLTKFMSSGPIFPMVLEKDNAIADLRKLMGATNPANAEEGTIRKQFAASIEENAIHGSDAEDTAAFEIGYFFAGYEVK encoded by the coding sequence ATGTCGCAGCGCACGTTTTCCATCGTCAAGCCGGACGCCGTCCGCAAGGGTCACACCGGAGCCATTCTCGCCAAGATTGAAGAGGCTGGTTTCAAGATCGTCTCCATCAAGAAGATGTCGCTGACCGACGAGCAGGCGCAGGGCTTCTATCACGTTCACAGCGAGCGCCCCTTCTTCAAGGACCTGACAAAGTTCATGTCCTCCGGTCCCATCTTCCCCATGGTTCTGGAGAAGGACAACGCGATTGCTGACCTGCGCAAGCTGATGGGCGCCACCAACCCGGCCAACGCTGAAGAAGGCACCATCCGCAAGCAGTTCGCCGCATCCATCGAAGAGAACGCGATCCACGGCTCCGATGCCGAGGACACCGCAGCTTTTGAGATCGGCTACTTCTTCGCCGGTTACGAAGTGAAGTAG